One genomic window of Hyperolius riggenbachi isolate aHypRig1 chromosome 7, aHypRig1.pri, whole genome shotgun sequence includes the following:
- the BZW1 gene encoding eIF5-mimic protein 2: MNNQKQQKPTLSGQRFKTRKRDEKERFDPTQFQDCIIQGLNETGNDLEAVAKFLDASGAKLDYRRYAETLFDILVAGGMLAPGGTLADDVIRTDVCVFSAQEDLETMQAFAQVFNKLIRRYKYLEKGFEDEVKKLFLFLKGFSESERNKLAMFTGVLLANGFLSASILNSLYNENLVKEGVSAAFAVKLFKSWINEKDINAVAASLRKVNMDNRLMELFPANKQSVEHFTKYFTDAGLKELSEYVRNQQTIGARKELHKELQEMMSRGENLKEISIYVKDEMKKNNISEQTVIGILWSSIMSCVEWNKKEELVTEQAIKHLKQYSPLLAAFTTQGQSELTLLLKIQEYCYDNIHFMKSFQKIVVLFYKAEVLSEEPILKWYKDSHVAKGKSVFLEQMKKFVEWLKNAEEESESETEEVE, encoded by the exons ATGAAAAGGAGAGGTTTGACCCCACCCAATTTCAAGACTGTATTATTCAAGGCTTAAATGAAACTGGCAACGATTTGGAAGCAGTAGCAAAATTTCTTGATGCTTCTGGAGCAAAACTAGACTACCGTCGCTATGCAGAAACACTTTTCGACATCCTGGTCGCTGGCGGAATGCTGG CACCGGGCGGTACTCTGGCCGATGACGTGATCCGTACTGACGTCTGTGTATTTTCAGCACAAGAAGATCTAGAGACCATGCAGGCGTTTGCTCAG GTTTTCAACAAACTAATCAGACGTTACAAGTACCTGGAGAAAGGCTTTGAAGATGAGGTCAAAAAG CTATTTCTGTTTCTGAAAGGTTTTTCAGAGTCTGAGAGGAATAAGCTGGCCATGTTTACTGGTGTTCTTCTGGCCAATGGGTTCCTATCTGCATCCATTCTTAATAGTCTCTATAATGAGAATTTGGTTAAAGAGG GCGTTTCAGCTGCTTTtgcagtaaaattatttaaatcatgGATCAATGAAAAGGATATCAATGCAGTAGCTGCCAGCCTTAGGAAAGTGAACATGGACAATAGGCTCATG GAACTGTTTCCTGCAAACAAGCAGAGTGTAGAACACTTCACTAAATACTTTACTGATGCTGGTTTAAAAGAACTATCCGAATATGTTCGTAATCAACAAACAATTGGTGCTCGTAAAGAGCTTCACAAAGAACTACAGGAAATGATGTCACGGGGAGAGAATCTTAAAGAG ATCAGTATATATGTTAAAGATGAAATGAAGAAAAACAACATCTCTGAGCAGACTGTGATTGGCATCCTGTGGTCCAGTATAATGAGCTGTGTGGAATGGAACAAAAAAGAGGAGCTGGTTACAGAGCAAGCCATCAAACACTTGAAG CAATACAGCCCTCTCCTTGCTGCCTTTACTACACAAGGTCAGTCTGAACTGACTTTGCTGCTGAAAATCCAGGAGTATTGTTATGACAACATTCACTTCATGAAATCTTTCCAGAAAATTGTGGTGCTTTTTTACAAAG ctgaagttTTAAGTGAAGAGCCCATCCTGAAGTGGTATAAAGACTCACATGTTGCTAAAGGAAAAAGTGTCTTTCTGGAACAGATGAAAAAATTTGTGGAATGGCTTAAGAATGCAGAAGAag AGTCCGAGTCTGAGACTGAAGAGGTGGAATGA